One window of the Spirochaetota bacterium genome contains the following:
- a CDS encoding XTP/dITP diphosphatase: protein MKLVIATKNKGKIAEILERLRDLPVEILSLANFDTMPEVVEDGRSFAENAEKKAKAVCAYTGLPSLADDSGLVVDALGGEPGVYSARYGGPGASDTDNCILVLERMAGVPEAKRTAHFECDLALALPDGRVYHARGACDGVITAGPRGEGGFGYDPIFLVPELGRTMAEIPLAVKNTLSHRSRAIQKMREILDTLAEENL, encoded by the coding sequence ATGAAACTGGTAATTGCAACAAAAAATAAGGGAAAAATCGCCGAAATACTGGAACGTCTCAGGGATCTGCCCGTTGAGATCCTGTCGCTTGCGAACTTCGACACCATGCCGGAGGTGGTCGAGGACGGGCGGAGCTTCGCGGAAAACGCCGAGAAAAAAGCGAAAGCGGTCTGCGCGTATACGGGTCTCCCGTCCCTCGCCGACGACTCGGGACTCGTCGTCGATGCGCTTGGCGGCGAACCGGGCGTGTACTCCGCGCGCTATGGCGGACCCGGCGCGAGCGACACCGACAACTGCATCCTTGTCCTCGAAAGAATGGCGGGAGTCCCCGAGGCGAAGAGGACCGCGCATTTCGAATGCGACCTGGCGCTTGCCCTGCCCGACGGCAGGGTGTATCACGCACGGGGTGCCTGCGATGGCGTCATCACCGCCGGGCCCCGGGGTGAAGGCGGGTTCGGGTATGATCCGATATTCCTGGTCCCGGAGCTGGGCAGGACGATGGCGGAAATTCCGCTCGCGGTAAAAAACACCTTGAGCCATCGCTCCCGGGCGATTCAAAAAATGCGCGAGATCCTTGATACGCTTGCAGAAGAAAATCTCTAA
- a CDS encoding PAS domain-containing protein, with the protein MKLGYFFKISLFFFPDMVLLVYLYFLFRSENLLRAPLFIAVFLPVFLLLVVQASILYLLSDRLYFRKLRDIGEVIKEYKKGRFFASAKAMEGRDELSQLFNELAIMGKHMDDIVSTQKNEIDQLREMYNNVVFSITSYFLVLGEKNDIVFANDSFCNKFQYDRDEIYGKRIDEVFVFLTGRILESVGQVKVEGGTTILEKTHLLSRNRISVIADIKFSRIDQRGASQIIMVIDDITSRCRKDYQISLISQISESIQRDSEIDTVLYTILTGVTSGSGLGFNRAMLLLVDGSSKALAGKMAVGPDSLDEAIEIWSNLPSGRLNVLSQLKERGEQPRKGLNLLRKVLTAHFPLDEGNLLVMAMRGVENIHVLDAARDERVDQELRDFADVNEFVVVPLVAGNKTIGVIMADNKFNQMPIGNDSIELLSIFAFQASLSIESYNNLSLMKKEMEKLTDRQEAIVESEKLAAVGRIASHIAHEIRNPLVTVGGYARRVAQLSRGGIKKEEMIYSAAQVILKESERLEKVLSNVMDFTRPAPYIREFNSVNDVIHDTVDLLRNLFQERRLEIRLNLMEDVPLVKSDFNQMKQVMLNLLQNAIDITQGGGAIEIATCVKEKRVQIAVRDTGPGIRPDDLDKLFEPFFTTKVTGVGLGLAIVKKIITDHGGDIIASNRPEGGAEFLISLELP; encoded by the coding sequence ATGAAGCTGGGCTACTTTTTCAAGATATCGCTCTTTTTCTTCCCGGACATGGTGCTTCTTGTCTACCTGTATTTCCTGTTCAGGTCGGAAAATTTACTGCGCGCTCCCCTGTTCATCGCCGTCTTCCTGCCCGTATTCCTGCTCCTTGTCGTCCAGGCTTCGATCCTGTACCTGCTGAGCGACCGGTTATATTTCCGGAAGCTCAGGGATATCGGGGAGGTGATCAAGGAGTACAAGAAGGGGAGATTTTTCGCGTCCGCGAAGGCGATGGAAGGCCGCGACGAGCTTTCCCAGCTGTTCAACGAGCTGGCGATCATGGGCAAGCACATGGACGATATCGTCTCGACGCAGAAGAACGAGATCGACCAGCTGCGCGAGATGTACAACAACGTGGTGTTCTCGATCACCTCGTACTTCCTGGTGCTGGGCGAAAAAAACGATATCGTCTTCGCGAACGACAGCTTCTGCAATAAATTCCAGTACGACCGGGACGAGATATACGGGAAGCGGATCGACGAGGTGTTCGTCTTCCTCACCGGGAGGATTCTCGAATCCGTCGGGCAGGTGAAGGTTGAGGGCGGAACCACCATCCTTGAAAAGACGCACCTTCTTTCGCGCAACCGCATCAGCGTGATCGCCGATATTAAATTTTCCAGGATCGACCAGCGCGGCGCGAGCCAGATAATCATGGTCATCGACGACATCACGAGCCGGTGCCGGAAGGACTACCAGATAAGCCTGATAAGCCAGATCTCCGAGTCGATACAGCGCGACTCCGAAATCGATACGGTTCTTTATACGATTCTCACGGGGGTGACCTCCGGTTCGGGACTGGGATTCAACCGTGCAATGCTCCTGCTCGTCGACGGATCCTCGAAGGCGCTCGCGGGAAAGATGGCCGTGGGCCCGGATTCGCTGGACGAGGCCATCGAGATATGGAGCAATCTCCCCTCGGGCAGGCTGAACGTCCTCTCGCAGCTCAAGGAGAGGGGCGAGCAGCCGCGCAAGGGGCTGAATCTCCTGCGCAAGGTGCTCACGGCCCATTTCCCCCTGGACGAAGGGAACCTGCTCGTCATGGCGATGCGCGGGGTGGAGAATATACATGTCCTCGACGCGGCGCGGGACGAACGTGTGGACCAGGAGCTGCGCGACTTTGCCGATGTGAATGAGTTCGTCGTGGTGCCGCTCGTCGCGGGGAATAAGACGATCGGCGTGATCATGGCCGACAACAAGTTCAACCAGATGCCCATAGGCAACGACAGCATCGAGCTGCTCTCCATTTTCGCCTTCCAGGCCTCCCTCTCCATAGAAAGCTACAACAACCTTTCGCTCATGAAGAAGGAGATGGAAAAGCTCACCGACCGCCAGGAGGCGATCGTGGAATCGGAAAAGCTTGCCGCGGTGGGGCGCATCGCGTCGCACATTGCGCACGAGATCCGCAACCCGCTCGTGACCGTGGGGGGATACGCGCGGCGCGTGGCCCAGCTCTCGCGCGGGGGAATCAAAAAGGAAGAGATGATATACAGCGCGGCCCAGGTAATCCTGAAGGAATCCGAAAGGCTCGAGAAGGTGCTCTCGAACGTCATGGATTTCACGCGTCCGGCGCCCTACATACGCGAATTCAACAGCGTGAACGACGTCATACACGACACGGTGGACCTGCTGCGCAACCTTTTCCAGGAGAGACGCCTCGAAATCCGGCTTAACCTGATGGAAGACGTTCCCCTCGTGAAATCCGATTTCAACCAGATGAAACAGGTGATGCTCAACCTGTTACAGAACGCGATCGATATCACGCAGGGCGGCGGCGCGATAGAAATCGCGACGTGCGTAAAGGAAAAGCGCGTGCAGATCGCGGTCCGCGACACCGGGCCCGGTATACGGCCCGACGACCTGGACAAGCTCTTCGAGCCCTTCTTTACGACCAAGGTCACCGGGGTGGGGCTGGGACTGGCGATCGTAAAAAAAATCATCACCGACCACGGGGGCGACATCATCGCGTCGAACCGGCCGGAGGGTGGGGCGGAATTCCTGATTTCGCTGGAGCTGCCCTGA
- a CDS encoding 4Fe-4S ferredoxin has translation MKISWRRAMTATGIYRELCKKLMLENSSLLARIWELVASEEEALVLNAMPGTPEDLSARTGIDPARVGEILASLFHRGAAFEAVKAGAIIYRMPRHVVQFHDSSLLWAEAPPGFSKLWVEFMDTDYNQLVELAAAVKLPAFMRVIPVNRTLEPQSGVLPFEDAVRLIEQSERIAVVPCVCRLSQKNCDSPLEACIQINKGAEYTIKRGTGREIDAREALAILRKAEDAGLVHMVENKAGMGNAICNCCTCCCEMLRLANTAKASSVLAPSRFIAAVSSPDCTSCGVCADICPVGAIAIGTDGIAAAKESCIGCGLCASHCVPGAVSLHQVRPENFIPS, from the coding sequence ATGAAAATATCCTGGAGGCGGGCCATGACGGCGACGGGCATATATCGGGAACTCTGCAAAAAGCTCATGCTGGAAAATTCATCGCTGCTCGCGCGCATCTGGGAGCTGGTCGCGAGCGAGGAAGAGGCCCTCGTCCTTAACGCGATGCCCGGAACCCCTGAGGATCTTTCGGCCCGGACGGGGATCGATCCGGCGCGCGTGGGAGAAATACTCGCATCCCTGTTCCACCGGGGCGCGGCCTTCGAGGCGGTTAAGGCCGGCGCCATTATTTACCGCATGCCGCGGCATGTCGTCCAGTTTCACGACTCGTCGCTTCTCTGGGCGGAGGCGCCTCCCGGTTTTTCGAAGCTCTGGGTCGAATTCATGGATACCGACTACAACCAGCTCGTGGAGCTTGCCGCCGCCGTCAAGCTTCCCGCGTTCATGCGCGTGATCCCCGTAAATAGAACCCTGGAACCCCAAAGCGGCGTGCTTCCCTTCGAGGACGCCGTCCGCCTGATCGAACAGTCGGAGCGCATCGCGGTCGTTCCCTGCGTATGCCGCCTGTCGCAAAAGAACTGCGACTCGCCGCTCGAGGCATGCATCCAGATCAACAAGGGCGCCGAGTACACCATAAAGCGCGGAACCGGCAGGGAGATCGATGCGCGGGAGGCCCTCGCCATTTTACGAAAAGCGGAAGACGCCGGCCTGGTCCACATGGTCGAAAACAAGGCGGGGATGGGCAACGCGATCTGCAACTGCTGCACCTGCTGCTGCGAAATGCTCCGTCTCGCGAACACGGCGAAAGCGAGCAGCGTGCTTGCACCCAGCAGGTTCATCGCCGCGGTCAGCTCCCCCGATTGTACCTCGTGCGGAGTGTGCGCGGACATCTGTCCCGTGGGCGCGATCGCTATCGGGACCGATGGAATCGCGGCGGCAAAGGAAAGCTGTATCGGGTGCGGATTGTGCGCGAGCCACTGCGTGCCCGGGGCGGTCAGCCTGCACCAGGTGCGGCCTGAAAATTTTATACCTTCGTGA
- a CDS encoding RNA polymerase sigma factor, whose amino-acid sequence MENITEKPVLSQEHFAEIYTDNFNKVFSFSLRIVGDTHLAEDITQETFIQVYHNYHTFREESLLSTWILTITRNICYRNIRKAKRSSFRSIENLIKTKSSPYHESPDGMFEKQYYTDQIKEGCLLGLLRSLSFFQRSAFILNVLNDLPVTVVSTILEKSDNSTRILIHRARHNLKNFLCGNCSLYQKGNACRCENLIEFSLKQGWIKKYNPAIPIKKVEQELKEFKDEILLYKTLPDNGADETLAARCATMIKNHASIIFSDKKVK is encoded by the coding sequence ATGGAGAACATTACCGAAAAACCGGTTCTCTCACAAGAGCACTTTGCCGAAATCTACACAGACAATTTCAACAAGGTTTTCTCCTTTTCGCTTCGTATTGTCGGTGACACGCATCTTGCTGAAGATATTACCCAAGAAACGTTTATTCAGGTATATCATAACTACCACACATTCAGAGAAGAAAGTTTGCTTAGCACATGGATTCTGACAATCACCCGGAACATCTGCTATCGCAATATCAGGAAGGCTAAAAGAAGTTCGTTCCGTTCGATCGAAAATCTGATCAAAACAAAAAGTTCACCATATCATGAATCCCCGGATGGTATGTTTGAGAAACAATATTATACCGATCAGATCAAGGAAGGATGCCTGCTCGGACTTCTGAGATCTCTCTCATTCTTCCAGCGCAGCGCCTTTATTCTTAATGTTCTGAACGATCTTCCCGTAACCGTGGTTTCGACGATTCTTGAAAAATCGGATAATTCCACGCGGATTCTGATCCATAGGGCGAGACACAATCTAAAGAATTTTTTGTGCGGCAATTGTTCTCTTTATCAGAAGGGGAATGCTTGCCGATGCGAAAATCTGATCGAGTTCTCACTTAAACAAGGATGGATAAAAAAGTATAATCCCGCGATTCCGATTAAAAAGGTCGAACAAGAACTCAAGGAGTTCAAAGACGAAATTCTCCTTTATAAAACACTCCCCGACAACGGCGCTGACGAAACGCTTGCCGCTCGATGCGCGACGATGATAAAAAATCACGCTTCAATAATATTTTCCGACAAAAAAGTGAAATAA
- a CDS encoding CAP domain-containing protein, which produces MKMRVALTILVTLAVTVAFAADKLTVDSSQGAKPYPVWVEKAEKITFAVKGTWTMWDRWAPVDYNGHTSFKKVGSFYLGQLIGRVEGGPEFTVTDGLTYTSPVSGRLVLYPNRGNYAHLATAGALTVNVTGGKPVTDSQAEKLTGWDIAALDTARGETYLSGPEKDVVLFLNKARSNPPLFARMYLGTRKESGGYALECYNEMLAAKPLHTLAPSKALSLAARDHATDMGSTGGTGHTSSSGADAAARVKKYGDFTGPYTGPWENCSYGAADPLEIMLQLLIDDGVPSRGHRKNIFEKNVNFVGVSIKPHKTYRNNCVMDFADSIKDR; this is translated from the coding sequence ATGAAAATGCGTGTAGCCCTGACCATACTTGTGACCCTCGCGGTAACGGTCGCATTTGCCGCCGATAAGCTCACCGTGGATTCCTCCCAGGGCGCGAAACCGTACCCCGTCTGGGTGGAGAAAGCCGAAAAGATCACGTTTGCCGTCAAGGGGACCTGGACCATGTGGGACCGGTGGGCGCCGGTGGATTACAATGGGCACACCTCGTTCAAGAAAGTGGGCTCGTTCTACCTGGGCCAGCTTATCGGCCGCGTGGAGGGCGGCCCGGAATTCACGGTCACCGACGGCCTGACCTACACGAGCCCGGTCTCCGGCAGGCTCGTCCTCTATCCCAACCGCGGGAACTACGCGCACCTTGCCACCGCGGGCGCGCTCACCGTGAACGTGACCGGCGGCAAGCCCGTCACCGATTCACAGGCCGAAAAGCTCACGGGCTGGGACATCGCAGCGCTCGACACCGCGCGCGGGGAAACCTACCTTTCGGGACCCGAGAAGGACGTGGTGCTTTTCCTCAACAAGGCGCGCAGCAATCCCCCGCTCTTCGCGCGCATGTATCTCGGCACGCGCAAGGAATCGGGAGGCTATGCCCTTGAGTGCTACAACGAAATGCTCGCCGCGAAACCTCTTCATACACTCGCGCCCTCGAAGGCGCTTTCGCTCGCGGCACGCGATCACGCGACCGACATGGGATCTACGGGGGGAACGGGCCACACGAGCTCGTCCGGCGCGGACGCGGCGGCCCGCGTAAAAAAATACGGCGACTTCACCGGCCCCTACACCGGCCCGTGGGAAAACTGCTCGTACGGGGCCGCCGACCCGCTCGAGATCATGCTCCAGTTGCTTATAGACGACGGGGTGCCCAGCCGCGGCCACCGGAAAAACATATTCGAGAAGAACGTGAACTTCGTGGGCGTTTCGATCAAGCCGCACAAGACGTACCGCAACAACTGCGTGATGGATTTCGCGGATTCGATCAAGGACAGGTAG
- a CDS encoding FAD-binding protein: MTRAIESVLGELIQKLGPARIYRDTDTLERYSRDETSDCSHLPDLVVHVQSAAEVSEVMKTCSRHRVPVIPRGTGTGVTGGAIPVAGGLVLSMERMNRIIEIDPRNMTALVEPGAITGDIQRAALEMGLMYPPDPSSLESCSIGGNVAEGAGGPRAVKYGTTKDYILGLECVLTDGSIITTGGKYVKNATGYNLVGILTGSEGTLAVITKILLRLVPAAPYTMDLLIPYESLDEAVEDVFRIISGRIVPAALEFMEEDAIRLVARHFGQEIPFPRARAHLLVQLDGTTAESVNGDLERLTGILSISPERVLVAETRRQSERIWKARRAIREAITKESPVFLAEDTVVPRSEIPPFLREVKSYLESLGLRSIMFGHAGDGNVHIDALKDEIEYPAWNAMLPGMKRRIYEIAIAHGGTITGEHGIGFTRRDYLNMALSHEEIELLRRIKTAFDPAGILNPHKIL; encoded by the coding sequence ATGACCCGTGCGATCGAATCTGTGCTGGGAGAACTAATTCAAAAACTCGGGCCGGCGCGGATATACCGAGACACCGATACACTGGAGCGGTACTCAAGGGATGAGACGTCGGATTGCAGTCATCTTCCCGACCTTGTCGTACATGTGCAAAGCGCGGCCGAGGTAAGCGAGGTCATGAAGACATGCTCGCGTCACCGGGTGCCGGTCATCCCTCGTGGAACCGGTACCGGCGTCACCGGCGGCGCCATTCCCGTCGCCGGCGGCCTGGTCCTTTCGATGGAACGCATGAACAGGATTATCGAAATAGACCCGCGCAACATGACGGCGCTTGTCGAGCCGGGGGCGATTACGGGTGACATTCAGCGTGCCGCACTGGAGATGGGCCTCATGTATCCGCCCGATCCTTCCAGCCTGGAATCCTGTTCGATTGGAGGCAATGTCGCAGAAGGGGCCGGGGGACCCCGCGCCGTGAAATACGGGACCACCAAGGATTATATCCTGGGTCTCGAATGCGTGCTCACGGACGGCTCAATAATCACCACCGGTGGCAAGTATGTAAAAAACGCGACGGGGTACAACCTTGTCGGTATTCTAACCGGCTCCGAGGGGACGCTTGCGGTTATCACGAAAATCCTCCTGAGACTCGTCCCCGCGGCCCCCTATACTATGGACCTGCTCATCCCGTACGAATCACTGGATGAAGCCGTAGAAGACGTCTTCCGGATCATATCCGGCAGGATCGTCCCTGCGGCCCTGGAATTCATGGAAGAGGACGCCATCCGGCTGGTGGCGCGGCATTTCGGGCAGGAGATACCCTTTCCCCGCGCACGCGCGCACCTGCTCGTCCAGCTTGACGGGACGACGGCAGAATCGGTAAACGGCGATCTTGAGCGTCTCACGGGGATCCTGAGCATTTCACCCGAACGGGTACTGGTCGCGGAAACCCGTCGGCAGAGCGAACGCATATGGAAAGCAAGGCGCGCCATTCGCGAGGCCATTACGAAAGAGAGCCCTGTTTTTCTTGCCGAGGATACCGTGGTCCCGCGCTCCGAAATTCCCCCCTTCCTGAGAGAGGTCAAGTCATACCTGGAATCCCTGGGCCTGCGCTCCATAATGTTCGGGCACGCGGGGGACGGGAATGTGCATATCGACGCCCTAAAAGACGAAATCGAATACCCGGCCTGGAACGCGATGCTTCCGGGGATGAAGCGCAGGATCTATGAGATCGCGATCGCGCACGGGGGCACGATTACGGGGGAACATGGAATCGGGTTT